From Pseudoalteromonas rubra, one genomic window encodes:
- a CDS encoding lysozyme inhibitor LprI family protein — translation MSSFTKLAVLSSTLLLLPHYVWAVGANCKQPTSELDKRICQSTTLTAANEALNVAFHNQRAWLCQDAEILRREDDWDCMAAKEDFLAEQRQWDKSVLAQCKTDTCFTRAYQARIAQINGQDTPLPNFRLTTYGWGDKECQAYLKVLNRTPREDFRGCKLPNLNDSGFKTLPFKSVEGELLKQLDKQIAQLNHKEQTNWQEQLKKYQSGYIKMEMTYLDIDGDGNKERLVRYSRPDVFCEGLGYEEDVDDKLKRWRELGQDGVFKKALEHGYHRDYYTVGDDGELKSIGKRSKNRLTVFEGKVFSFTKNEIVATLKHADLGAKVYVKMDYIKSIDKGRAEESWCGFWYNY, via the coding sequence ATGTCTAGTTTCACTAAACTGGCTGTACTCAGCAGTACCTTGTTGCTACTGCCCCACTATGTCTGGGCGGTGGGAGCAAATTGTAAACAACCGACGTCTGAGCTGGATAAACGAATATGTCAGTCAACCACTTTAACAGCAGCCAATGAAGCGTTGAATGTGGCGTTTCATAACCAGCGAGCCTGGCTCTGTCAGGATGCTGAAATTCTGCGTCGTGAAGATGATTGGGATTGTATGGCCGCCAAAGAGGACTTTTTGGCTGAGCAGCGACAGTGGGATAAATCCGTGCTGGCACAGTGCAAGACAGACACTTGCTTTACCCGTGCCTATCAGGCTCGGATAGCCCAGATCAATGGTCAGGACACGCCGCTACCCAACTTCAGGCTGACGACCTACGGCTGGGGCGATAAAGAATGTCAGGCTTACCTCAAGGTGCTTAACCGCACGCCGAGGGAAGATTTTCGCGGCTGTAAACTCCCTAATCTGAACGACTCTGGATTTAAAACGCTGCCCTTTAAATCGGTTGAGGGGGAGCTACTTAAGCAGCTGGATAAGCAAATAGCGCAGCTTAACCATAAAGAGCAAACCAACTGGCAGGAGCAACTGAAAAAATATCAAAGTGGTTATATAAAGATGGAAATGACTTATTTAGATATTGATGGAGATGGAAATAAGGAGAGGTTGGTAAGATATTCCAGGCCGGATGTATTTTGTGAGGGACTTGGTTATGAAGAGGATGTGGATGATAAATTAAAAAGGTGGCGTGAGCTAGGCCAGGATGGAGTTTTTAAGAAAGCTTTAGAGCACGGTTATCATAGGGATTATTATACCGTTGGTGATGATGGAGAATTAAAGTCTATTGGAAAAAGAAGTAAGAACAGGTTAACTGTTTTTGAAGGTAAAGTATTTAGTTTTACAAAAAACGAGATCGTAGCCACATTAAAGCACGCTGATTTGGGGGCTAAGGTATATGTTAAAATGGATTATATAAAATCAATTGATAAAGGGCGTGCAGAAGAGAGTTGGTGTGGTTTTTGGTATAACTACTAG